Proteins from one Deltaproteobacteria bacterium genomic window:
- a CDS encoding PAS domain-containing protein, whose amino-acid sequence MKKTLHPFWFNVSPWVILGTLAILIPILTIMTIRGVQRQQASITELLREKGFAMIRSFEAAIRTGPGQPWNAFLLQKFLMETSRHADIDYVVITDRSGTIIADSDPTVIGDQYDMNLSLEKIAADLDPGWRQFVRSDGADTFEVYKSLPTVKIDLGGDAIIGQIKPPLILFIGLDTGPLSLTKTADMRHTIWMGIIFFLIGCSGIISLILAQAYRSSESSLSRMTILSDTIIDKMPIGLVLLDARKKLTTMNPAGEALLGLQMKEMLGKPLMDRLPPSWQELITGSDHAAPAQETEIEYPLGSGKTISLDMVVTRLSEEKGAFIGYLLLFRDMTEMILLRKEMAQTQRLASLGSLAAGIAHEIRNPLSSIKGFATYFREKYKDTPEDGEIAEVLIGEVERLNRVIGQLLDFARPLTMKRRDTELRGLIGHSLRMVGPQAAEKGIHIERNLPEEKLFAWIDDDRISQVLLNLYLNAFDAMEPGGLLTVSLSQPTDTMREITVSDTGRGIHRQDLPHVYDPYFTTKSSGTGLGLAIVHRIVEAHNGHVHIRSEEEEGTSVTILLPAEEAFQTSKRKGKDS is encoded by the coding sequence ATGAAGAAAACGCTCCACCCTTTCTGGTTCAACGTATCCCCCTGGGTGATACTCGGCACCCTGGCTATACTGATCCCTATCTTAACGATTATGACCATCCGGGGGGTCCAACGTCAACAAGCCTCGATAACGGAACTGCTGCGTGAGAAGGGTTTTGCCATGATCAGGTCTTTCGAAGCCGCTATACGGACGGGGCCGGGGCAGCCATGGAACGCTTTTCTCCTGCAGAAATTCTTGATGGAGACATCGCGGCACGCCGACATCGATTACGTGGTTATCACGGACAGATCGGGTACGATCATTGCCGACAGTGACCCAACGGTTATCGGTGATCAATACGACATGAACCTATCACTGGAGAAAATCGCCGCGGATCTTGATCCGGGTTGGCGCCAGTTTGTCCGTTCCGACGGAGCGGACACCTTCGAAGTGTACAAATCCCTGCCGACCGTAAAAATCGACCTCGGCGGCGATGCAATCATTGGTCAAATAAAACCACCTCTGATCCTCTTTATCGGTCTCGATACCGGTCCCCTCTCACTCACGAAAACGGCTGACATGCGACACACCATCTGGATGGGAATCATCTTTTTCTTGATCGGCTGTTCAGGTATCATCTCCCTGATTCTTGCCCAAGCTTACCGATCTTCGGAATCCTCCCTGTCAAGAATGACCATCCTCTCCGATACGATTATCGACAAGATGCCCATTGGCTTGGTCTTGCTTGATGCCCGGAAAAAACTAACCACAATGAACCCGGCGGGGGAGGCACTGCTGGGATTGCAGATGAAGGAGATGCTGGGCAAGCCGTTGATGGACCGATTGCCACCGTCCTGGCAAGAACTCATTACGGGGTCGGATCACGCCGCCCCGGCACAGGAAACGGAAATTGAATATCCCCTTGGATCCGGCAAAACCATATCCCTCGATATGGTCGTCACCAGGCTGTCGGAAGAAAAGGGCGCGTTTATCGGATATCTCTTGCTCTTCCGGGACATGACCGAAATGATTCTTTTGAGGAAAGAAATGGCCCAGACTCAGCGGCTGGCATCACTGGGCAGCCTTGCGGCGGGCATCGCTCATGAAATACGAAATCCTTTGAGTTCCATAAAGGGCTTCGCCACCTATTTCCGTGAAAAATACAAGGATACTCCGGAGGACGGTGAAATCGCGGAGGTGCTCATCGGGGAAGTGGAACGGCTTAACCGGGTCATTGGGCAACTGCTTGATTTTGCACGCCCCTTGACGATGAAAAGGCGGGATACGGAATTACGGGGACTGATTGGGCACTCACTGAGGATGGTGGGGCCCCAAGCCGCAGAAAAAGGCATTCACATTGAAAGAAATTTGCCGGAGGAGAAATTGTTCGCCTGGATCGATGACGACAGGATCTCCCAAGTCTTGCTTAATCTTTACCTGAACGCTTTTGATGCCATGGAGCCGGGTGGACTTCTGACGGTTTCATTGTCCCAGCCCACGGACACCATGAGAGAAATCACCGTATCGGATACCGGCCGGGGCATTCATCGACAAGATCTTCCCCATGTCTATGACCCCTATTTTACTACGAAATCTTCCGGAACAGGACTGGGCCTCGCAATCGTTCATCGCATTGTTGAGGCCCACAATGGGCATGTCCACATCAGGAGCGAAGAGGAAGAAGGCACCTCCGTAACCATTCTGCTTCCAGCGGAGGAAGCGTTCCAGACAAGCAAACGGAAAGGAAAGGATTCATGA
- a CDS encoding Hsp20/alpha crystallin family protein — translation MSRIEIHYHIQERAVGKQLRRATEDVFNFNCPSSVLYERTWRPPVDIFETVHEIVIMVDLAGTKRDNIYVELDRSNLRISGTRQIRHAGVHPRYHLAEISYGSFERILLLPCAVDKNTVRATYHEGLLKIWAAKLSPERAQKIKITQK, via the coding sequence ATGAGTCGTATCGAAATTCATTATCATATTCAGGAAAGGGCTGTGGGAAAACAGCTTCGAAGAGCAACGGAGGATGTTTTCAATTTCAATTGTCCAAGTTCTGTACTCTACGAGAGAACGTGGCGTCCCCCGGTGGATATTTTTGAAACCGTCCACGAAATCGTCATCATGGTCGATCTTGCCGGCACGAAGCGTGACAATATCTATGTCGAACTCGACAGAAGCAATTTGAGGATCAGCGGAACGCGACAGATAAGGCATGCTGGTGTGCACCCCCGTTATCATCTGGCGGAAATATCCTATGGTTCCTTTGAGAGGATTTTATTGTTACCCTGTGCGGTGGATAAAAATACGGTCCGGGCGACTTACCATGAGGGACTGCTAAAAATCTGGGCGGCCAAGTTGTCTCCGGAACGGGCTCAAAAGATAAAGATCACGCAAAAATAA
- a CDS encoding citrate synthase: MEGKALLTVDGKTYELPIIEGTEGERAIDISRLLKDTGLITLDPGFVNTGSCRSAITFMDGKKGILRHRGIPIEQLAEHSSFVETAYLLINGDLPTQEELNDFSALLNKHSLVHEDMRAFFEKYPGRAHPMGILSSMVTAMRAFYPTLKDRSQEEQATITFARLISKLRTLAAMSYKISLGHKLTYPSHELSYCANFLRMMFDSPVRPYIVDEDLVKALNVFWILHADHEQNCSTSAIRLVGSARVNLYAAISAGMSALWGPLHGGANQAVIEMLQKISDNGGDIMPYIRRAKDKNDEFRLMGFGHRVYKNYDPRAKIMEKIVHKVLTKLNLKDPLLDLAKRLEEIALKDPYFIDHKLYPNIDFYSGIMLRALGIPINMFTVMFAIGRLPGWISQWKESIDDPDWKLHRPRQIYTGLHHRDYIPIEQRSGQGTRG, encoded by the coding sequence ATGGAAGGCAAAGCCTTATTGACTGTAGATGGAAAGACTTACGAGCTTCCAATTATTGAAGGAACTGAGGGAGAGCGGGCAATTGATATTTCCCGTCTGTTGAAAGATACGGGACTCATCACCTTGGATCCCGGATTTGTGAATACGGGCAGTTGCCGAAGCGCAATTACCTTCATGGATGGCAAGAAGGGTATCCTGCGTCACCGGGGCATCCCGATCGAACAATTGGCGGAACATTCCAGTTTTGTTGAAACCGCCTACCTATTGATCAACGGTGATTTACCTACACAAGAGGAGCTGAACGATTTTTCGGCTTTATTGAACAAGCACTCCCTGGTCCATGAGGACATGCGAGCCTTCTTTGAAAAGTACCCGGGACGTGCTCACCCTATGGGCATTCTGTCGTCCATGGTCACGGCTATGCGCGCTTTTTATCCGACTTTGAAAGATCGGAGTCAGGAAGAGCAGGCAACAATAACGTTTGCCCGTCTTATTTCAAAACTCCGGACACTGGCGGCCATGTCTTACAAAATTTCACTGGGTCATAAGCTAACCTATCCATCGCATGAGTTGAGTTACTGCGCGAATTTTCTGCGCATGATGTTCGATTCGCCGGTGCGGCCCTACATTGTAGACGAGGATCTGGTCAAGGCCCTGAATGTTTTCTGGATTTTGCACGCTGACCATGAACAGAACTGCTCAACCTCGGCGATTCGTCTGGTCGGAAGTGCACGGGTCAATCTGTACGCGGCGATTTCCGCAGGGATGAGTGCTCTGTGGGGTCCCCTTCACGGCGGGGCGAATCAGGCGGTAATCGAAATGCTTCAGAAAATTTCGGATAATGGCGGCGATATCATGCCCTATATCAGGCGAGCAAAAGATAAAAACGATGAATTTCGTCTCATGGGTTTTGGTCATAGGGTTTACAAAAACTACGACCCACGCGCCAAAATTATGGAGAAAATCGTTCACAAGGTCCTCACGAAGCTGAATTTGAAGGACCCCCTCCTGGATCTCGCAAAACGTCTGGAGGAAATCGCCTTGAAGGATCCTTATTTTATCGATCATAAACTGTATCCTAATATCGATTTTTACAGTGGTATCATGCTGCGGGCACTGGGAATCCCCATCAACATGTTTACGGTCATGTTCGCCATAGGACGTTTGCCCGGATGGATCAGCCAGTGGAAGGAAAGCATCGATGATCCCGACTGGAAGCTGCATCGCCCCCGCCAGATCTATACGGGCTTGCACCATCGGGACTATATCCCCATTGAACAGCGAAGCGGTCAGGGAACGCGGGGTTGA
- a CDS encoding magnesium transporter CorA family protein has translation MKTFWKNGKGIVSCPQWEPNCWVRVEMPAEEEKRYLIDELGIPEAFYNDIEDVDERPRIEYDEGWFFIILRLPYKNINSSIPYSTVPLGIIFRDDVFVSICFYQTEVLPDFILMTQRKNINKRDHFDLVLRLMLSSSVWFLKYLKKIDQRIKVAETQLEQSIRNEDLQTLLKIENSLVFFTTSLKGNDILLHRVKNLRKYKDSFDPELLEDAEIEVRQAQETTNVYSDILSAMMDAYASVISNNLNVIMKQLTCISIILMIPTLIASLYGMNVPNGLEDAQWAFLMILFVSLLLSVVGIILFMRKRWF, from the coding sequence ATGAAAACCTTCTGGAAGAATGGCAAGGGAATCGTTTCATGCCCGCAATGGGAGCCCAACTGTTGGGTTAGAGTGGAAATGCCTGCCGAAGAGGAAAAACGTTATTTAATTGACGAACTTGGCATACCTGAGGCGTTCTACAACGATATTGAGGACGTTGATGAGCGTCCGCGCATTGAATACGATGAGGGCTGGTTTTTTATTATTCTTCGATTGCCCTACAAAAACATCAATTCAAGCATTCCATACTCCACCGTTCCTCTGGGTATTATTTTCAGAGACGATGTTTTTGTGTCGATTTGCTTCTATCAGACGGAGGTCCTGCCCGACTTTATTCTGATGACGCAACGGAAAAACATAAACAAACGCGACCATTTTGATTTGGTGCTAAGACTCATGCTGTCGTCCAGCGTCTGGTTTCTGAAATACCTAAAGAAGATTGACCAGCGAATAAAAGTTGCCGAAACACAACTTGAGCAATCCATTAGAAATGAGGACTTGCAAACGCTCTTGAAGATAGAGAACAGTTTGGTGTTTTTTACCACTTCGCTCAAGGGCAATGACATTCTTTTGCATAGAGTCAAAAATCTCAGAAAATACAAAGATTCATTCGATCCGGAACTGTTGGAAGACGCTGAAATCGAGGTGCGTCAGGCGCAGGAAACCACGAATGTGTATTCCGACATCCTGAGCGCCATGATGGACGCATACGCGTCGGTTATATCCAATAACCTGAACGTGATCATGAAACAACTCACGTGCATCTCAATTATATTGATGATCCCCACATTGATTGCGAGTTTGTACGGCATGAATGTCCCGAACGGTCTTGAGGATGCGCAATGGGCATTTTTGATGATCCTGTTTGTGTCGCTCCTTCTGTCAGTGGTAGGCATAATACTGTTCATGCGAAAACGATGGTTTTAG
- a CDS encoding flavodoxin family protein: MRVIGINGSARKDGNTSMLIRRVFSELEREGIDTELIDLSGKKLHGCMACYRCRDNQNRRCAVQDDCNACIEKMENAQGIILGSPTYFADVSSEMKALIDRAGIVAKSNGDMFRLKVGAAIVAARRAGSIHAFDTINHLFFISQMVVPGSSYWNMGVGREKGDVLKDEEGMLTMKNLGRNMAWVLNKLYT; the protein is encoded by the coding sequence ATCAGAGTCATCGGCATCAATGGCAGCGCCCGGAAGGACGGCAACACCAGCATGTTGATTCGTCGGGTCTTTTCGGAATTGGAAAGGGAAGGAATCGATACCGAACTGATCGATCTTTCCGGGAAAAAACTGCATGGATGCATGGCATGTTATCGATGCCGGGATAACCAGAACCGTCGTTGCGCTGTTCAGGATGACTGTAACGCCTGTATCGAAAAAATGGAAAACGCGCAGGGCATCATTCTCGGCTCCCCCACCTATTTCGCGGACGTTTCGAGCGAGATGAAGGCCCTTATTGATCGGGCGGGTATAGTCGCCAAGAGCAACGGGGATATGTTCCGTCTGAAAGTGGGCGCTGCCATCGTTGCCGCCCGTCGTGCGGGTAGCATCCATGCTTTTGATACGATCAATCATCTCTTCTTCATCAGCCAGATGGTTGTTCCCGGTTCCAGCTACTGGAATATGGGTGTCGGTCGGGAGAAAGGGGATGTCCTGAAAGATGAAGAGGGGATGCTGACCATGAAAAACCTGGGCCGGAACATGGCTTGGGTGCTGAACAAACTGTACACATGA
- a CDS encoding MFS transporter, which translates to MVNNKRFLFWGWYVVLGAFLVLAVNYGVRYSFGIFLKPMAEEYGWSRAVISLGASFNMLVYSVCSIFVGKMVDRIPPRRIIVAGALMASLSLGFVAFATTPLAFYLTYGLLAGIGSAGLGVVVCNSSVAKWFHKRRGTAVGLATMGISAGTVALTPLAGHIVKMYDWKTGFLCFSLITFLIGVALAFLFFQKTVPEAYGWHPDGEKRARGGTETAWEDLPRQLSRRVVLCDIQFWLLSACLSLSYLAIMSVFVHQVPYALDHGIGKVAAASSLATVSFSAFFGQFFFGWLSDRIRDAKYAAVLGFFMMTCGMGFLLIAQSLSLLYLFAVVFGFGYGCLAPLTPILIAERFGRHALGGVYGLVTFFIGLGGSIGPFLAGYMYDRFGAYRHVWLFNIVLLLVVTTAILVLKKKNQCMVPDSPSSR; encoded by the coding sequence ATGGTGAATAATAAACGATTCCTGTTTTGGGGGTGGTATGTCGTCCTGGGAGCCTTTCTCGTTCTGGCTGTCAACTACGGCGTCCGCTACAGCTTCGGCATTTTTCTTAAACCCATGGCGGAAGAATACGGCTGGTCCCGTGCGGTGATTTCACTGGGGGCCTCTTTCAACATGCTCGTGTATTCCGTCTGTTCCATTTTTGTGGGTAAAATGGTGGATCGGATCCCGCCGAGACGCATCATCGTGGCGGGGGCCTTGATGGCCTCCCTCAGCCTCGGCTTCGTGGCGTTTGCCACAACGCCCCTGGCCTTCTACCTAACCTACGGTCTTCTGGCCGGGATCGGCTCAGCCGGGCTGGGGGTGGTGGTATGCAATTCCTCCGTGGCGAAGTGGTTTCACAAAAGACGGGGAACGGCCGTCGGCCTGGCAACCATGGGAATCAGCGCCGGCACCGTGGCACTGACACCCTTGGCGGGCCATATCGTCAAGATGTACGACTGGAAAACCGGGTTTTTATGCTTTTCCCTGATAACCTTTCTGATCGGCGTTGCCCTGGCTTTCCTGTTTTTTCAAAAAACCGTGCCCGAGGCGTATGGGTGGCATCCCGACGGTGAAAAAAGGGCGCGGGGAGGAACCGAGACGGCATGGGAAGACCTGCCCAGACAACTTTCCCGTCGCGTTGTGCTTTGCGACATTCAGTTCTGGCTGCTGTCGGCATGCCTGAGCCTCTCCTATCTGGCGATCATGTCTGTCTTTGTGCATCAGGTGCCCTACGCCCTCGACCACGGAATTGGAAAAGTGGCGGCGGCTTCATCGCTCGCCACGGTCAGTTTTTCCGCATTTTTTGGCCAGTTTTTCTTTGGTTGGCTGAGTGATCGAATCCGGGATGCGAAATATGCGGCAGTCTTGGGGTTTTTCATGATGACCTGCGGGATGGGTTTTCTTTTAATCGCCCAATCTCTTAGTTTGCTCTATCTTTTCGCGGTGGTGTTCGGATTCGGGTACGGTTGTTTGGCCCCGCTGACACCAATTCTCATTGCGGAACGCTTTGGGCGCCACGCCCTGGGAGGGGTGTACGGCCTTGTGACCTTCTTTATCGGATTGGGAGGAAGTATAGGCCCTTTTCTGGCAGGATATATGTACGACCGTTTCGGGGCCTACAGACATGTTTGGCTGTTCAACATCGTTTTGCTTCTGGTTGTGACGACGGCGATTCTTGTCCTGAAAAAAAAGAACCAGTGCATGGTTCCGGACAGTCCGTCTTCTCGATGA
- a CDS encoding MTH1187 family thiamine-binding protein, whose protein sequence is MMSVLIDFSIFPVDKGSSVSAYVSRVVQVIRGSGIDFQVGPMGTCIEGSWGEVWPLIDRCFKTLATDSDRIYLTIKGDFRRGASGRIEGKVKAVAE, encoded by the coding sequence ATCATGAGTGTTTTGATCGATTTTTCCATTTTCCCCGTGGACAAGGGGAGCAGCGTCAGTGCTTACGTATCCCGGGTTGTCCAGGTGATTCGCGGAAGCGGCATCGATTTCCAGGTAGGTCCTATGGGAACCTGCATCGAGGGGTCTTGGGGCGAGGTATGGCCATTGATTGACCGATGCTTCAAAACCCTGGCCACGGACAGTGACCGGATCTACCTAACAATCAAGGGAGATTTTCGCAGGGGGGCGTCGGGCCGGATCGAGGGTAAAGTCAAAGCTGTGGCGGAGTAA
- the lon gene encoding endopeptidase La: protein MTEQKISEDFSVSSLPEILPILPLFDNVVFPKMVFPMEVLGDKSIQLIDEAMAKDRFMGLAVSKKPPMETQYQPEDFYLVGTSVVILRMAKSPDNKAQLLLRGIERFRIKEFIEGAPYLQARVEPLETLEMHDIEVEALMSNLVSLFDRVVKLSPFLPQEFGTMAKSITGPGTLADMVASIINASIEDKQQILETLDIKKRLEEVTRLVNHQVDILELGNKIQSQVKDDMDKSQREYYLRQQLNAIRKELGEEDESKVEIEEYRAKIEKKNLPDEAKREAERELERLSRMHPSSAEYTVASTYLDWITALPWNEKTEDNLDIRKAQRVLDEDHYGLEKAKKRIIEYLAVRKLKPDTKGPILCFAGPPGTGKTSLGHSIARALGRKFVRIALGGVRDEAEIRGHRRTYVGALPGRIIQSIRRAESNNPVFMLDEIDKVGSDFRGDPSSALLEVLDPEQNVAFVDHYLDVPFDLTHVMFITTANMLETIPPPLRDRMEVIELLGYTEQEKIRIAERYLIPRQIDANGLKSDQIRFTRRALQRIIAQYTREAGVRNLEREIASICRGVASAAAEGRIGSTTITVKDIARYLGPVKVIPEITIRASKPGVAVGLAWTPVGGEILFVEATSMPGKRGLALTGQLGEVMKESASAALSFIRTNAEELGIASNFFDDLDIHIHIPSGAIQKDGPSAGVTLLTALVSLLTDRTIRKNLAMTGEITLRGVVLPVGGIKEKVLAAHRAGITALILPKWNRKDLDDIPLNVRKGLTFHFVDDMREVLKIALDY, encoded by the coding sequence ATGACAGAACAAAAGATATCGGAAGATTTTTCGGTTTCGTCACTGCCGGAAATTCTTCCGATTTTGCCCTTATTTGACAATGTCGTTTTTCCCAAGATGGTCTTTCCCATGGAAGTACTGGGAGACAAGTCCATCCAGTTGATTGATGAAGCCATGGCCAAGGATCGTTTTATGGGTTTGGCTGTCTCCAAAAAACCCCCTATGGAAACCCAATATCAACCGGAGGACTTCTATTTAGTTGGCACAAGCGTTGTTATTCTCAGGATGGCAAAATCACCGGATAACAAGGCCCAGTTGCTTCTGCGTGGTATCGAACGTTTCCGCATCAAGGAATTTATCGAAGGCGCGCCTTATCTTCAGGCACGGGTCGAACCTCTCGAAACATTGGAAATGCATGATATCGAGGTGGAAGCGCTGATGTCCAATCTCGTGAGTCTATTTGACCGGGTCGTTAAACTATCCCCATTCTTGCCTCAGGAATTTGGAACCATGGCCAAATCCATTACCGGACCAGGGACTCTGGCCGACATGGTTGCGTCTATTATCAATGCCTCGATTGAAGACAAACAGCAGATTCTGGAGACACTCGATATCAAAAAGCGACTTGAGGAAGTAACCCGCCTGGTCAATCATCAGGTCGATATTCTCGAACTGGGAAACAAGATCCAGTCCCAAGTCAAGGACGACATGGATAAATCACAGCGGGAATACTATCTGCGCCAGCAGTTGAACGCGATTCGCAAGGAACTGGGCGAGGAGGATGAATCGAAAGTCGAAATCGAGGAATACCGTGCCAAAATAGAAAAGAAGAATCTGCCGGATGAGGCAAAACGGGAAGCGGAGCGCGAGCTGGAAAGGCTCTCCCGAATGCATCCGTCCTCTGCGGAATACACGGTCGCCTCCACCTATCTGGATTGGATCACCGCGCTGCCCTGGAATGAAAAAACCGAGGACAACCTGGATATCAGGAAGGCTCAACGTGTCCTGGACGAAGACCATTACGGGTTGGAGAAGGCCAAAAAACGGATCATTGAATACCTCGCTGTCCGCAAATTGAAACCCGACACCAAGGGCCCCATTCTTTGCTTTGCCGGCCCTCCGGGTACGGGCAAAACGTCGCTCGGTCACTCCATCGCCCGCGCTCTGGGCCGGAAGTTCGTTCGAATTGCCTTGGGCGGCGTCCGTGACGAAGCAGAAATCCGTGGTCATCGTAGGACTTATGTCGGTGCCCTGCCAGGCCGAATCATCCAGAGCATTCGCCGGGCCGAGTCGAATAATCCCGTGTTCATGCTGGATGAAATCGACAAGGTCGGAAGCGATTTCCGCGGTGACCCGTCGTCGGCGTTGCTGGAAGTACTTGATCCGGAACAGAATGTTGCATTTGTCGATCATTACCTGGATGTTCCTTTTGATCTGACCCATGTCATGTTCATCACCACGGCCAATATGCTGGAAACAATTCCTCCGCCCCTTCGGGACAGGATGGAAGTGATTGAACTCCTCGGATACACGGAGCAGGAAAAAATCAGAATTGCTGAACGTTACCTGATTCCCCGGCAGATCGATGCCAACGGGCTCAAATCGGATCAGATCCGTTTTACCCGCAGGGCCTTGCAGCGGATCATTGCCCAGTACACCCGTGAAGCGGGCGTCCGCAACCTGGAAAGAGAAATCGCTTCGATCTGCCGGGGGGTGGCCAGCGCTGCCGCCGAAGGCCGGATCGGCTCGACGACGATTACGGTCAAGGACATCGCCCGGTACCTTGGACCGGTCAAGGTGATTCCGGAAATAACGATCCGGGCATCGAAACCCGGCGTTGCCGTTGGGTTAGCCTGGACACCCGTCGGGGGTGAAATCCTATTTGTGGAAGCCACGTCCATGCCCGGCAAAAGAGGTCTCGCCTTGACGGGACAACTGGGAGAGGTGATGAAGGAATCGGCGAGTGCGGCTTTGAGCTTTATTCGGACCAATGCCGAGGAGTTGGGTATCGCATCGAATTTTTTTGATGACCTCGACATACATATCCACATTCCTTCAGGGGCCATTCAAAAAGACGGGCCATCAGCCGGTGTTACCCTGCTTACGGCTCTCGTCTCGTTGCTGACCGATCGGACGATCAGGAAGAATCTGGCCATGACGGGAGAAATCACCCTAAGAGGCGTGGTCCTTCCCGTCGGTGGAATCAAAGAAAAGGTGTTGGCTGCACATCGGGCGGGTATCACGGCGCTGATTCTGCCGAAATGGAACAGGAAAGATCTGGATGACATCCCCCTCAACGTGCGAAAAGGGCTGACATTCCATTTTGTTGACGATATGCGTGAGGTGTTGAAAATAGCACTGGACTATTAA
- a CDS encoding NUDIX hydrolase, producing MKYVYGGKDVYALPGGGVDRDVPFHDAIKAEWKEELGVKMEVGDVIMLGEAPGDKRRPQTLHVVFWCTEVHGTPKIRADNTRSLDVAWLPVDKLRDCPLYPDVGKQLYDFFQSENRRSIVFIKNCMERGYW from the coding sequence ATGAAATATGTGTACGGCGGAAAGGATGTTTACGCGCTGCCCGGCGGGGGCGTCGACAGAGATGTACCCTTCCACGACGCCATCAAGGCTGAATGGAAAGAGGAACTTGGGGTCAAAATGGAAGTGGGGGATGTGATCATGCTGGGAGAAGCCCCGGGCGACAAGCGCCGTCCTCAGACCCTCCATGTTGTTTTCTGGTGTACGGAAGTCCATGGTACGCCAAAAATCAGGGCGGACAACACCCGTTCTCTTGACGTCGCCTGGCTGCCGGTGGATAAGCTCAGGGATTGTCCACTGTACCCCGATGTGGGCAAACAGCTTTATGATTTTTTTCAAAGCGAAAACCGGCGATCCATAGTCTTCATCAAAAATTGCATGGAAAGAGGTTACTGGTAA
- a CDS encoding sigma-54-dependent Fis family transcriptional regulator, translating to MKNTVLICDDDRAHRTMLRALLSGWGYDITEASDGSEAIDQAHQQAFDLILMDIRMAGVSGLEALNEIKAYNPAIPVIIMTAFASVETAVDALKSGAYDYLTKPLDFDELKIAMQRAMDHAHLRKENRILKESLSNRFDRRDIIGRSAAMTSLLDTVVHIAGSDATVLITGESGTGKEVIASAIHFNSPRKEGPFIRINCAAITETLLESELFGHEKGSFTGADRKREGKFRLADHGTLFLDEVSEMSPGMQAKLLRVLQEREITPVGGDLVIKVDVRLVTATNRDLFQEIRENRFREDLYYRLNVVSLTLPPLRDRREDIPLLAHHFLSQFVEKNRKNIKGFTPSAMDHLLKYDWPGNVRELMNVVERGVVLTRTDYLDTENMPLIHGVSPLTPTVDPDASGAGFTSIGTTSLEEVEKETILKTLDLVKGNKSEAARRLGITRRTLHQKLKKYGFM from the coding sequence ATGAAAAATACCGTCTTAATTTGCGACGATGACCGAGCACACCGAACCATGTTGCGGGCCCTGCTATCAGGATGGGGATACGATATCACCGAAGCCTCCGACGGCAGTGAGGCCATCGACCAGGCACACCAGCAGGCATTCGATCTGATCCTCATGGACATCCGCATGGCCGGCGTTTCCGGCCTCGAAGCACTCAATGAGATCAAAGCCTATAATCCCGCCATCCCCGTCATCATCATGACCGCGTTTGCTTCTGTGGAAACCGCTGTAGATGCCCTGAAAAGTGGTGCCTACGATTACCTTACCAAACCCCTGGACTTCGATGAGTTGAAAATTGCGATGCAGAGGGCCATGGATCACGCGCACCTCAGGAAAGAAAACCGGATTTTGAAGGAAAGCCTTTCGAATCGCTTTGACCGCCGCGATATTATCGGCCGAAGTGCTGCCATGACCTCGCTTTTGGACACCGTTGTCCATATCGCCGGGTCAGACGCCACTGTACTCATAACGGGAGAATCGGGTACAGGAAAAGAAGTCATTGCCTCAGCAATCCATTTCAACAGTCCGAGAAAGGAAGGCCCCTTCATTCGGATCAACTGCGCCGCGATCACGGAAACGCTTCTGGAATCAGAGCTGTTTGGCCATGAAAAGGGGTCATTCACGGGAGCGGACCGCAAGCGAGAAGGGAAATTCCGTCTGGCGGACCACGGGACCCTTTTCCTTGACGAGGTCAGCGAAATGTCTCCCGGTATGCAAGCCAAGCTCCTAAGGGTGCTCCAGGAAAGGGAAATCACACCCGTTGGAGGCGATCTGGTCATCAAAGTGGATGTCCGGCTTGTTACGGCTACGAATAGAGATTTGTTTCAGGAAATCCGCGAAAATCGTTTTCGGGAAGATCTATATTACCGCTTGAACGTCGTATCACTGACCCTTCCACCGTTGCGGGACCGTCGGGAAGATATTCCGTTGCTGGCGCATCATTTCCTAAGTCAGTTTGTCGAAAAAAACCGGAAAAATATCAAGGGCTTCACTCCCAGCGCAATGGATCACCTCCTCAAATACGACTGGCCAGGCAATGTACGGGAATTGATGAATGTCGTTGAAAGAGGGGTGGTCCTGACACGAACGGATTATCTTGATACCGAGAATATGCCTCTGATCCATGGCGTATCCCCTTTAACCCCGACGGTTGACCCTGACGCATCAGGGGCTGGCTTTACCTCGATCGGCACCACCTCCCTGGAGGAAGTGGAAAAAGAAACTATTCTGAAAACCCTGGATCTTGTCAAGGGAAACAAGAGCGAGGCCGCCCGGCGACTGGGCATCACCCGACGGACCCTTCATCAGAAGCTCAAAAAATACGGATTTATGTAA